A single genomic interval of Staphylococcus hyicus harbors:
- the metC gene encoding cystathionine beta-lyase MetC: protein MSHTKATQLIHDPQRGKTYTSANIPLYYSSTYHQQTLGGETTYDYARSGNPNRELLETKLAELENGTHGFAFNSGISAITSVFLTLKAGDHVILPDDVYGGTFRLTEQILSKFDIHFTTVNAEKTENFEKAITPRTRLIYVETPSNPLFKITHIRGVAQIAKKHNLLLAVDNTFMTPIAQNPLDLGADIVIHSATKFLGGHSDLIAGAVITNHEAFAEALYLIQNGAGTGLSVYDSWTLTQHLKTLNVRFQQSSKSAQRIVRFLEQHPAVADIYYPGYSTVHLNQATHGGAVFGFRLKHEHLAQTFVDALNIPLVSVSLGGVETILSHPYSMSHAAIPQHIREARGITFGLFRLSVGLEDPDTLISDLDYALKEVYDESLIEHPERHYSSG from the coding sequence ATGAGTCATACTAAAGCAACACAACTTATTCATGATCCACAGCGTGGTAAAACATATACTAGTGCCAATATACCGCTCTATTACTCATCGACCTACCACCAACAAACTCTAGGTGGAGAAACAACGTATGATTATGCTCGAAGCGGTAATCCGAACCGAGAACTCTTAGAAACGAAACTTGCAGAACTTGAAAATGGCACCCATGGTTTTGCTTTCAATTCAGGTATTAGCGCCATTACAAGTGTTTTTCTTACATTAAAAGCTGGCGATCACGTCATATTACCTGATGATGTCTACGGCGGCACTTTTCGATTAACTGAACAGATTTTATCCAAATTTGATATTCATTTCACAACGGTAAACGCTGAAAAAACTGAAAATTTCGAAAAAGCAATCACGCCACGTACACGACTTATCTATGTGGAAACACCATCTAATCCTTTATTTAAAATCACGCATATTCGTGGCGTAGCACAAATTGCTAAAAAACACAACCTTTTACTCGCGGTAGACAATACGTTTATGACACCCATTGCACAAAATCCGTTAGATTTAGGTGCAGACATTGTTATTCATAGCGCTACAAAATTTTTAGGTGGACATAGTGACTTAATTGCAGGTGCTGTTATCACAAATCACGAGGCATTTGCAGAAGCGCTTTATCTCATACAAAACGGTGCAGGTACTGGCCTATCGGTGTATGACAGTTGGACGTTAACCCAACATTTAAAAACGCTCAATGTACGGTTTCAACAATCTTCTAAAAGTGCACAACGTATCGTTCGCTTCTTAGAACAACACCCTGCTGTGGCTGACATCTATTACCCGGGTTATAGTACCGTACATCTGAACCAAGCCACACATGGTGGCGCGGTGTTTGGATTTAGACTCAAACACGAACATCTTGCACAAACATTTGTAGATGCGCTAAATATACCACTCGTATCGGTCAGCCTTGGTGGCGTAGAAACGATATTATCGCATCCCTACTCGATGTCACATGCGGCAATTCCGCAACATATCAGAGAAGCACGTGGCATCACTTTTGGTTTATTTAGACTTAGCGTCGGTTTAGAAGACCCTGACACATTAATTTCAGACTTAGATTACGCATTAAAGGAGGTATACGATGAGTCGCTTATTGAACACCCTGAAAGACACTATTCTAGTGGCTGA
- a CDS encoding mechanosensitive ion channel family protein — protein sequence MKQLESILKNMIQPLLEPETYSNLLTKLIIVLIYVLAAFIVTRILNKVITQFFKVNNKSKKTPRAKRSKTLITLVQNVAGYIVWFITGTTILSKFGISVESILAGAGVVGLAIGFGAQTLVKDIITGFFIIFENQFDVGDYVSIKNNGSPIAEGTVKSIGLRSTRIMSITGELSTIPNGTMSEVTNFSVTNGVALVDIPISTGENIELVEQKLAVFLKSIPKKYGIFIDVPQVLGVDSIETYQVTLRVSAETSPGENFKGARILRREIRGFLQSENIEAPVPNLAQMYKNMTQPKP from the coding sequence ATGAAACAGCTTGAGAGCATATTAAAGAATATGATTCAACCTTTATTAGAGCCTGAAACATATTCTAACCTTTTAACGAAACTGATTATTGTATTGATTTATGTACTGGCAGCGTTTATTGTTACGCGAATTTTAAATAAAGTTATAACACAATTTTTCAAAGTGAATAACAAATCTAAAAAGACACCACGTGCGAAACGTTCAAAAACATTAATTACCTTAGTGCAGAATGTGGCTGGGTATATTGTGTGGTTTATTACCGGGACTACGATTTTAAGTAAGTTTGGCATTAGTGTTGAAAGCATTTTAGCAGGGGCAGGTGTTGTCGGCCTTGCGATTGGTTTTGGTGCCCAAACATTAGTGAAAGACATTATTACCGGATTTTTTATCATTTTTGAAAATCAATTTGATGTCGGCGATTACGTGAGCATTAAAAATAATGGTTCGCCGATTGCTGAAGGTACCGTGAAGTCGATTGGATTACGTTCAACACGTATTATGTCAATTACTGGTGAATTATCGACTATCCCTAATGGTACGATGAGTGAAGTGACCAATTTCTCTGTTACAAATGGCGTTGCACTTGTCGATATACCGATTTCAACGGGTGAAAATATTGAGTTGGTTGAACAAAAATTGGCCGTGTTTTTGAAATCTATTCCTAAAAAATATGGTATTTTTATAGATGTCCCTCAAGTCTTAGGTGTGGATTCTATAGAAACGTATCAAGTGACGTTACGTGTTTCCGCTGAAACATCGCCAGGTGAAAATTTTAAAGGTGCACGTATTTTACGTCGAGAGATAAGAGGATTTTTACAATCCGAAAACATTGAAGCACCTGTGCCAAACTTAGCACAAATGTATAAAAACATGACGCAACCGAAACCGTGA
- a CDS encoding cyclase family protein: MSYPLWQQLDHLKSLTWVDLTHTFNAHSPHFSAFEGAQIDTPFTVQKDGFFVQQWQLVTQYGTHIDAPIHFVDHTRYLHELALKELVLPLIVLDFSKEVAENPDFVLTREHVEQWEAQNGTIEPDTFVAFRSDWSKRWPHTVQFENKDADGNQHLPGWGLDALQYLIETRHVKAIGHETFDTDASVEIRKHGDIVGERYVLGQDTYQIELLNNLDQLPTRGAIIYHIPPKPDHAPGFPVRSFAILPE; this comes from the coding sequence ATGTCCTATCCATTATGGCAACAACTTGATCATTTAAAGTCCCTGACATGGGTGGATTTAACACATACCTTCAACGCACACTCCCCTCACTTTAGTGCGTTTGAAGGTGCTCAAATTGACACACCATTCACTGTTCAAAAAGATGGATTTTTCGTTCAACAGTGGCAGCTTGTGACACAATACGGCACCCATATTGATGCCCCTATTCACTTTGTAGACCACACACGGTACTTACATGAATTGGCGCTTAAAGAATTGGTACTCCCGTTAATTGTGCTCGATTTTTCTAAAGAAGTAGCGGAAAATCCTGATTTTGTGCTTACACGTGAACACGTTGAACAGTGGGAAGCACAAAACGGGACAATCGAACCTGACACTTTCGTCGCCTTTCGAAGTGATTGGTCGAAACGTTGGCCTCATACGGTTCAATTTGAAAATAAAGATGCAGACGGTAATCAACACCTTCCTGGTTGGGGACTTGACGCTTTACAATATTTAATTGAAACCCGTCACGTAAAAGCGATTGGACATGAAACATTTGATACCGATGCTTCTGTTGAAATTCGAAAACATGGTGATATTGTAGGTGAACGTTATGTTTTAGGACAAGATACGTATCAAATTGAGCTTTTAAACAATTTAGATCAACTTCCAACACGCGGTGCCATCATTTATCACATTCCGCCAAAACCCGATCACGCTCCTGGATTTCCTGTGCGTAGTTTTGCGATACTTCCAGAATAA
- a CDS encoding ParB/RepB/Spo0J family partition protein gives MADLHNKQHSENVVQLNLTEIRPNPYQPRQHFDQEKLDELSKSIQQHGILQPIVVTPSINGYYIVAGERRFRASQRAQLHTIPAIVKEMDDTRMRELAIIENLQREDLNPLEEAESYQQLMEALSLTQQQVAQRLGKSRPYIANMLRLLQLPVKIRTLIREGKLSGGHGRTLLALKETALMQQYAQKVINESWSVRTLEAKIAEIQTNSKKKTTGSLKTSKKAKPSLIKQHEQQLSVQYGTKVDVSTSGTTGKITLEFYSEQDYRRLLHLLKKENS, from the coding sequence ATGGCAGATTTACACAATAAGCAACATTCTGAAAATGTAGTGCAGTTGAATCTTACCGAGATCCGTCCTAATCCATATCAACCACGACAGCATTTTGACCAAGAAAAATTAGATGAATTGTCGAAATCTATTCAACAACACGGTATCCTTCAACCGATCGTCGTTACACCATCGATTAATGGCTATTACATCGTAGCGGGAGAACGTCGATTCCGAGCATCACAACGCGCACAGTTACACACCATCCCAGCAATTGTAAAAGAGATGGACGATACACGAATGCGAGAGCTCGCGATTATAGAAAATTTACAGCGAGAAGATTTAAATCCATTAGAAGAGGCAGAGAGTTACCAACAATTAATGGAAGCATTGTCTTTAACACAACAACAAGTTGCACAGCGTTTAGGGAAGTCGAGACCTTATATCGCAAATATGTTGCGCTTACTCCAATTGCCTGTTAAAATCAGGACTTTGATTCGAGAGGGAAAACTATCAGGGGGGCATGGCCGGACACTATTAGCTCTGAAAGAGACGGCTTTAATGCAACAATATGCGCAAAAAGTAATCAATGAATCGTGGAGTGTACGGACGTTAGAAGCCAAAATTGCTGAAATACAAACGAATAGTAAAAAGAAGACGACCGGCAGTCTAAAAACATCAAAAAAAGCAAAACCTTCTTTGATTAAGCAACATGAACAACAGCTGTCTGTTCAATATGGCACGAAGGTGGATGTCTCTACTTCTGGCACAACAGGTAAAATTACATTAGAATTTTATTCAGAACAAGATTATCGTCGCCTCTTACACTTATTGAAAAAAGAAAACTCATAG
- a CDS encoding DUF3923 family protein has protein sequence MLRASWILWSIITAFWFILYLSVSTFLWLREVDGTGTVQTPELKLISIGVWSAFFIIPCCIQIIWFIFNLIKSKK, from the coding sequence ATGTTGAGAGCATCGTGGATATTGTGGAGCATCATAACAGCTTTTTGGTTTATTTTATATTTAAGTGTATCGACTTTTTTATGGTTACGTGAAGTTGACGGTACTGGTACAGTTCAAACGCCAGAATTAAAACTGATTTCCATCGGTGTATGGAGTGCATTTTTTATCATTCCATGTTGCATTCAAATCATATGGTTCATCTTCAATCTGATTAAATCTAAAAAATAA
- a CDS encoding bifunctional homocysteine S-methyltransferase/methylenetetrahydrofolate reductase yields the protein MSRLLNTLKDTILVADGAMGTILYSEGLDTCPEAYNLTHPEKVEHIHRSYIQAGADIIQTNTYGANFEKLKAFGLEDKVRDIHHAAIAIAKRAAKADTFILGTVGGFRGLKQGDFTLPAIQYHTEIQVDCLVQGGVDGLLFETYYDLEELLAVIQATRQKYDIPIIAQLTASNTNYLRDGTVINDALQQIIHAGANIVGLNCHHGPHHMKNSFSHIELPHQAYLSCYPNASLLDIENNNFKYSNNASYFGEVAEQLIHEGVRIIGGCCGTTPEHIHHIKTSIRGLKPVTHKKVIPIHKKRESTTPHATKLNLKERVTQQPTIIVELDTPKHLDTDRFFKNIAALDRANIDAVTLADNSLATVRISNLAAASLIKQKYTIEPLVHITCRDRNLIGLQSHLLGLALLGINEILAITGDPSKVGHLPGATNVYDVNSKGLTELALRFNEGINTDGDALKRRTNFNIAGAFDPHVRNIDAAVRKLETKLTSGMHYFITQPVFTKEKIVEIYEATKHLNVPIFIGIMPITSYNNALFLHNEVPGIKMTDDVLERFKAVAGDKLATYELSISICKSLIETVHQYFNGLYLITPFERVDYALELAAYSKSITSTNQEVIL from the coding sequence ATGAGTCGCTTATTGAACACCCTGAAAGACACTATTCTAGTGGCTGATGGCGCAATGGGAACCATTCTGTATTCAGAAGGTCTCGATACGTGCCCTGAAGCATACAATTTAACACATCCTGAAAAAGTGGAACATATTCATCGTTCTTACATTCAAGCTGGCGCTGATATTATCCAAACGAACACGTACGGTGCTAACTTTGAAAAGTTGAAAGCTTTTGGATTAGAAGATAAAGTCCGAGATATTCATCATGCTGCGATTGCAATCGCAAAGCGCGCCGCTAAAGCAGACACCTTTATTCTAGGTACAGTTGGTGGTTTTCGCGGTTTGAAGCAAGGTGATTTCACTTTACCCGCCATTCAGTACCATACAGAAATCCAAGTCGATTGTTTAGTGCAAGGTGGCGTGGATGGACTCTTATTTGAAACATATTATGATTTGGAAGAATTACTCGCCGTTATTCAAGCAACACGTCAAAAATATGATATCCCTATTATCGCGCAATTAACCGCTTCAAATACGAATTATTTACGTGATGGGACTGTCATTAACGATGCATTACAACAAATCATTCATGCTGGTGCCAATATCGTAGGTCTCAATTGCCACCATGGTCCGCACCATATGAAAAATTCATTTAGTCATATCGAGCTTCCGCACCAAGCATATCTATCCTGTTATCCGAATGCGAGCTTGCTTGATATTGAAAACAATAATTTCAAATATAGTAACAATGCTTCGTATTTTGGTGAAGTGGCCGAACAACTGATTCATGAAGGCGTGCGTATCATAGGAGGCTGTTGCGGGACAACGCCCGAACATATTCACCATATAAAAACGTCCATTCGTGGGTTAAAACCTGTCACGCATAAAAAAGTAATTCCTATTCATAAAAAACGTGAAAGCACCACACCTCACGCAACCAAACTGAATTTAAAAGAACGCGTTACCCAACAACCGACTATAATTGTAGAACTTGATACACCCAAACACCTTGATACAGACCGCTTTTTTAAAAATATTGCAGCGCTTGACCGTGCCAATATCGATGCCGTAACCCTTGCTGACAATTCGTTGGCTACCGTACGTATATCCAATCTTGCAGCAGCAAGTTTAATTAAACAAAAGTACACAATTGAACCGCTCGTTCACATTACTTGTCGCGATCGTAATCTCATCGGGTTACAGTCTCATTTGCTCGGCTTAGCATTACTCGGAATTAATGAAATCTTAGCCATTACTGGAGACCCCTCTAAAGTCGGTCACTTACCTGGTGCCACAAATGTTTATGATGTTAATTCCAAAGGACTTACCGAGCTTGCGTTACGTTTCAACGAAGGGATTAACACAGACGGTGATGCGCTGAAAAGACGAACCAATTTCAACATCGCTGGTGCTTTTGACCCTCATGTAAGAAACATTGATGCCGCTGTGCGGAAACTTGAAACGAAACTGACAAGTGGCATGCATTATTTCATTACACAACCTGTATTTACAAAAGAAAAAATCGTTGAAATTTATGAAGCTACGAAACACCTTAACGTCCCTATTTTTATAGGTATTATGCCTATTACAAGTTATAACAACGCCCTGTTTCTTCATAACGAAGTCCCTGGAATTAAGATGACAGATGACGTATTAGAGCGTTTCAAAGCCGTTGCAGGCGATAAACTTGCGACATATGAACTTTCCATTTCAATTTGTAAATCACTCATTGAAACGGTGCACCAATACTTTAATGGTTTATATCTCATCACACCATTTGAACGTGTCGACTACGCTTTAGAACTTGCAGCATATTCAAAATCAATCACATCAACCAATCAGGAGGTTATATTATGA
- the ychF gene encoding redox-regulated ATPase YchF has product MALTAGIVGLPNVGKSTLFNAITKAGALAANYPFATIDPNVGIVEVPDTRLSELARIVNPKKTIPTTFEFTDIAGIVKGASKGEGLGNKFLSHIREVDAICQVVRAFDDENVTHVAGRVNPIDDIEVINMELVLADLESVEKRLPRLEKLAKQKDKTALNEVRILTQIKGVLENGQPVRSIDFNEEDQKYVNQAQLLTAKKMLYIANVGEDEINDADNEKVKAIRDYAAQEGSEVIVISAKIEEEIATLDDEDREMFLEDLGIEEPGLHILIRKAYELLGLATYFTAGVQEVRAWTFKEGMTAPQCAGIIHTDFERGFIRAEVTGYDDFVTNNGEQGAKEAGKMRLEGKEYIMKDGDVVHFRFNV; this is encoded by the coding sequence ATGGCTTTAACAGCTGGGATTGTTGGCTTGCCAAACGTAGGTAAGTCTACACTTTTTAACGCAATTACGAAAGCAGGTGCGCTTGCGGCAAACTACCCATTTGCGACAATCGACCCTAATGTAGGGATTGTAGAAGTACCTGATACGCGTTTGTCAGAATTAGCACGTATCGTAAATCCTAAAAAAACGATTCCAACAACATTTGAATTTACTGATATTGCTGGGATTGTAAAAGGTGCTTCTAAAGGTGAAGGTCTGGGGAATAAATTTTTATCACATATTCGTGAAGTAGATGCCATTTGCCAAGTTGTACGTGCGTTTGATGATGAAAACGTTACGCACGTTGCTGGACGTGTGAACCCTATTGATGACATTGAAGTTATTAATATGGAACTGGTTTTAGCAGATTTAGAATCTGTAGAAAAACGTTTACCACGTTTAGAAAAGCTAGCAAAGCAAAAAGATAAAACAGCGTTAAATGAAGTACGTATTTTAACGCAAATTAAAGGTGTTCTTGAAAATGGACAACCTGTACGTAGTATTGATTTTAATGAAGAAGATCAAAAATATGTAAACCAAGCACAACTACTTACTGCGAAAAAAATGTTATATATCGCAAATGTCGGTGAAGATGAAATTAACGATGCGGATAATGAAAAAGTAAAAGCGATTCGTGATTATGCTGCGCAAGAAGGCTCTGAAGTTATCGTGATTAGTGCGAAAATTGAAGAGGAAATTGCGACTTTAGATGATGAAGATCGTGAAATGTTCTTAGAAGATTTAGGTATCGAAGAACCAGGACTTCACATTTTAATTCGTAAAGCGTATGAATTATTAGGGCTTGCAACGTACTTCACAGCAGGTGTGCAAGAAGTACGTGCGTGGACGTTTAAAGAAGGTATGACAGCGCCGCAATGTGCGGGGATTATTCATACGGACTTCGAACGTGGCTTTATCCGCGCGGAAGTGACAGGATATGATGATTTCGTTACGAATAATGGTGAACAAGGTGCCAAAGAAGCAGGTAAAATGCGACTTGAAGGTAAAGAATATATTATGAAAGATGGCGACGTAGTTCATTTCAGATTTAATGTTTAG
- a CDS encoding DUF951 domain-containing protein — translation MSSNYEINDIVEMKKQHACGANRFKIIRMGADIRIKCTACQRSIMLPRQTFNKKLKKVLEKASQDEKE, via the coding sequence ATGTCTTCAAATTATGAAATCAATGATATAGTAGAAATGAAGAAACAACATGCCTGTGGTGCCAATCGATTCAAAATCATTCGTATGGGTGCAGACATTAGAATTAAGTGTACCGCTTGTCAACGAAGTATTATGTTGCCACGTCAAACGTTTAATAAAAAATTAAAAAAAGTACTCGAAAAAGCGAGTCAAGATGAGAAGGAGTAA
- the metE gene encoding 5-methyltetrahydropteroyltriglutamate--homocysteine S-methyltransferase, whose product MMTIKTTNLGFPRLGRKREWKKAIENYWNQSLSKAELDDTLRNLHRENLLLQKNHHLDSVPVGDFSLYDHILDTSLLFNIIPERFQGRDVDDDLLFDIARGNKEHVASALIKWFNTNYHYIVPEWDHVTPKLGRHVILERFNYAKSLNIHAHPVIIGPITFVKLSKGGHQSFEDKVRTLLPLYIEAFEALIQAGAELIQVDEPVLVTDDGEDLEAITREAYEAFAGAEVAEKLIIQTYFERANVKFLSSLPVKGLGLDFVHDRGQNLAQIENGDFDASKTLFAGIIDGRNVWASDVKAKKALIETLSTYTDDLYINPSSSLLHVPVSLDDETLDDTVRDGLSFATEKLEELDALKRAINDGNTEKLDALQAQYERFQNQDFKNLTYDFDSVRSTRESKFETRKVVQQERLNLPDLPTTTIGSFPQSPEVRKKRADWKNNRISNEDYDTFLKAEIKRWIDIQEDIGLDVFVHGEFERNDMVEFFGEKLQGFLVTKFGWVQSYGSRAVKPPIIYGDVKWTAPLTVKETVYAQSLTDKPVKGMLTGPVTILNWSFERVDLPREDVQNQIALAINEEVLALEEAGIKVIQVDEPALREGLPLRKAYHEDYLRKAVHSFKLATSSVADHTQIHTHMCYSQFGQIIHAIHELDADVISIETSRSHGDLIKDFEDIHYDLGIGLGVYDIHSPRIPTEDEITTAIQRGLQQIDRSLFWVNPDCGLKTRKEAEVKAALTVLVNSAKKLRQNTTTPTA is encoded by the coding sequence ATTATGACAATTAAAACAACAAACTTAGGATTCCCAAGACTTGGACGTAAACGTGAATGGAAAAAAGCAATTGAGAACTATTGGAATCAATCCCTTTCAAAAGCTGAATTAGATGACACATTACGCAACTTACATCGTGAAAATTTATTACTTCAAAAGAACCATCATTTAGACAGTGTTCCTGTCGGTGACTTTTCACTTTATGATCATATTTTAGATACATCGTTACTTTTTAATATTATTCCTGAACGTTTCCAAGGGCGTGACGTTGATGATGATTTACTCTTTGATATTGCGCGCGGTAATAAAGAACACGTCGCAAGTGCACTCATTAAATGGTTTAACACAAACTATCACTACATCGTACCAGAATGGGATCATGTCACACCAAAACTCGGTCGTCATGTCATTTTAGAACGCTTTAACTACGCGAAATCACTTAATATTCATGCGCACCCTGTGATTATCGGCCCTATCACTTTCGTTAAATTGTCAAAAGGCGGACATCAATCTTTTGAAGATAAAGTACGTACGTTACTTCCATTGTATATAGAAGCATTTGAAGCTTTAATCCAAGCAGGCGCAGAATTGATTCAAGTGGATGAACCCGTGTTAGTGACAGATGACGGTGAAGATTTAGAAGCGATAACACGTGAAGCATATGAGGCATTTGCTGGTGCAGAAGTCGCTGAGAAGTTAATCATTCAAACTTATTTTGAACGGGCTAATGTCAAATTTTTAAGTAGCCTTCCAGTCAAAGGTCTTGGTTTAGACTTTGTTCATGACCGTGGTCAAAACTTGGCTCAAATTGAAAATGGTGACTTTGATGCATCGAAAACATTATTTGCAGGTATCATTGATGGTCGAAATGTTTGGGCTTCAGATGTAAAAGCTAAAAAAGCATTAATCGAAACATTATCAACTTACACAGATGACCTTTATATCAATCCTTCATCATCACTTCTTCATGTCCCAGTCTCATTAGATGATGAAACATTAGATGACACCGTGCGCGACGGGTTAAGTTTTGCGACTGAAAAATTGGAAGAATTGGATGCGTTAAAACGTGCAATTAATGATGGAAATACTGAAAAACTAGACGCATTACAAGCACAATATGAGCGTTTCCAAAATCAAGATTTCAAAAACTTAACATATGATTTTGACAGTGTCCGTTCAACGCGTGAATCTAAATTTGAAACACGAAAAGTGGTTCAACAAGAACGTTTAAACTTGCCTGATTTACCAACTACGACAATTGGGTCATTCCCGCAATCTCCAGAAGTTCGAAAAAAGCGTGCGGATTGGAAAAACAATCGTATTTCAAATGAGGACTATGACACGTTTTTGAAAGCTGAAATTAAGCGCTGGATAGACATTCAAGAGGATATTGGTTTAGACGTCTTCGTACATGGCGAATTCGAACGCAATGACATGGTTGAATTCTTCGGCGAAAAACTACAAGGATTTTTAGTGACAAAATTCGGTTGGGTGCAGTCTTATGGTTCTCGTGCGGTGAAACCACCGATTATTTATGGTGATGTAAAATGGACAGCACCTTTAACCGTTAAAGAGACGGTATATGCGCAAAGCTTAACAGACAAACCTGTCAAAGGCATGCTAACAGGCCCTGTGACGATTTTAAACTGGTCATTTGAACGTGTGGACTTACCACGTGAAGACGTACAAAATCAAATCGCCTTGGCAATTAATGAAGAAGTGTTAGCACTTGAAGAAGCTGGTATTAAAGTCATTCAAGTGGACGAACCTGCACTGCGCGAAGGCTTACCGCTGCGTAAAGCTTATCATGAGGATTATTTACGCAAAGCCGTGCATAGCTTTAAACTGGCAACATCTTCAGTGGCGGATCATACACAAATTCATACGCATATGTGTTACTCACAATTTGGTCAAATCATTCATGCAATTCATGAACTTGATGCGGATGTCATTTCTATTGAAACATCACGTAGTCATGGTGATTTAATCAAAGATTTTGAAGATATTCATTATGATTTAGGTATTGGTTTAGGTGTTTATGACATTCATAGTCCACGTATTCCTACTGAAGATGAAATAACGACAGCCATTCAAAGAGGATTGCAACAAATTGACCGCTCACTCTTCTGGGTGAACCCAGACTGCGGATTAAAAACACGAAAAGAAGCAGAAGTAAAAGCCGCATTAACCGTTCTCGTGAACAGCGCTAAAAAACTACGTCAAAATACGACAACACCGACAGCATAA
- a CDS encoding PLP-dependent transferase gives MKDTELAQIALTEDATGAIANPIYLSTAYQHHGLGQSTGYDYTRTKNPTRHAFETAFAKLEGGTASFATASGMASVQLVCSLFKPGDEILVSYDLYGGTFRLFQFYEEQYGVHFKYVHFEDVANVRQQITQNTKAFFIEPISNPLMIEIDLEPYYILAKKHHLLTIIDNTFLTPYLSTPLKDGADIVLHSATKYIGGHNDVLAGIVTVKDPDLVNQFTLLHNMIGATLSPFDSYLLQRGLKTLHLRVARAEDNARRLAARCEQLEGIQDVLYSGRTGMLSLRLSPGYSVARLLEHVDVSRFAESLGGTETFITFPYTQTHVDMPDAEKDARGIDQYLIRLSLGIEAYEDIEADFIQALNQSREGVTL, from the coding sequence ATGAAAGATACAGAACTCGCGCAAATTGCACTGACTGAAGATGCGACAGGGGCCATTGCAAACCCCATTTATTTATCTACCGCATATCAGCATCATGGATTAGGTCAGTCCACTGGATATGATTATACACGTACTAAAAATCCAACGCGTCATGCTTTTGAAACAGCCTTTGCGAAACTGGAAGGTGGTACAGCCTCTTTTGCCACTGCGAGTGGTATGGCAAGCGTGCAACTCGTATGTAGCTTGTTTAAACCTGGCGATGAAATTCTCGTCTCTTATGATTTATACGGTGGCACCTTTCGATTGTTTCAATTTTATGAAGAACAGTACGGCGTTCATTTTAAATATGTGCACTTTGAAGATGTTGCAAATGTGCGTCAACAGATCACTCAAAATACAAAAGCGTTTTTTATTGAGCCAATTTCAAATCCATTAATGATTGAAATCGACCTTGAGCCATACTACATATTAGCGAAAAAGCATCACCTACTCACAATAATAGACAATACCTTTTTGACACCTTATTTATCGACACCATTGAAAGATGGCGCAGATATTGTGCTCCATTCTGCAACAAAGTATATCGGTGGTCATAATGATGTATTGGCTGGTATTGTCACTGTCAAAGACCCTGATTTAGTGAATCAGTTCACCCTACTGCACAATATGATTGGCGCAACGCTGTCACCGTTTGATAGCTATTTATTACAACGTGGCTTAAAAACATTACATTTACGCGTCGCACGTGCAGAAGACAATGCGCGTCGACTTGCAGCACGCTGTGAACAATTAGAGGGCATTCAAGACGTCCTCTATAGTGGCCGTACTGGTATGTTAAGTTTGCGATTATCCCCTGGTTATAGTGTTGCACGTCTACTCGAACATGTTGACGTGTCCCGATTTGCGGAAAGTCTAGGAGGCACAGAAACGTTTATCACCTTTCCATATACACAAACCCATGTGGATATGCCTGATGCTGAAAAGGATGCACGTGGTATTGACCAGTATTTAATTCGGTTATCTTTAGGTATTGAAGCATATGAAGATATTGAAGCGGATTTCATTCAAGCATTAAATCAATCGAGAGAAGGAGTGACGCTATGA